In one Oryza glaberrima chromosome 2, OglaRS2, whole genome shotgun sequence genomic region, the following are encoded:
- the LOC127764516 gene encoding uncharacterized protein LOC127764516: protein MALGLVVVKLALWLLASCTEAVATALLRGAALLLLAAARLLTLPGKAADAALGAARGAVTAAVELTAGVVRDAAASVASALLEALWGAVAGAAELAASAAARLAEAARDGGEEAARAVAAAVEGAAEVAAGAVAKVWESYVDALGALVLENRS from the coding sequence ATGGCGCTCGGGCTAGTCGTCGTGAAGCTGGCGCTATGGCTGCTCGCGTCGTGCACGGAGGCGGTGGCCACGGCGCTGCTCCGCGgcgcggcgctcctcctcctcgccgccgcgcggctgCTCACGCTGCCGGGAAaggcggccgacgcggcgctcgGCGCGGCCAGGGGCGCGGTCACCGCGGCCGTGGAGCTCACGGCCGGCGTCGTCCGCGACGCCGCGGCGTCCGTCGCGTCGGCGCTCCTCGAGGCGCTCTGGGGCGCGGTGGCCGGGGCCGCGGAgctcgcggcgtcggcggccgcgaggctggcggaggcggcgcgggacggcggcgaggaggccgccagggccgtggcggcggcggtggagggcgcggcggaggtggcggccggGGCGGTGGCGAAGGTGTGGGAGAGCTACGTGGACGCTCTTGGCGCGCTTGTCCTCGAAAACCGCAGctga